In Trachemys scripta elegans isolate TJP31775 chromosome 10, CAS_Tse_1.0, whole genome shotgun sequence, the sequence GTCTTATAAGCCTCAAGCTCAGAAAGGTGCCGGGGGCAGCTCTGGGACGGGGCATCTCTCTGGCTGCAGCCCATGCACCCTTTGCtcctgagcccagctgcagggaagAGCAGTCCAGCGTCTGTGGCCCATTCAGCTGGATGGGTCTGTTTGTGACATAGGGGGGTTTGTTCAGGACCTGCCCATGCCTTCACAACAGCCGCTGCATagccctggggggggaggggggaggtgtcgCTGCACCGGGGACCAAGGCTGCTTCAACTCCTCAAGTGGACAggcccttctctgcactcagCCCAGAACTGCCTGtcggggggcagggaagggcccTGTATCCATATCTGGAGGCTAAGGGACAGCCCAGACTGGTGGAGGATGCTTCAGCTCCAGCACAGCCTCTGCAGGGCAGCCCCCAGAGCAGAGGGGCTTGGTATTAAGGCCCCATTGAGATGCACGGGGCATTTTCCCATCTCAAAGAGCGCCGGGGTCAGGCTCTCAGCAGACTCCGGCAGGTGCCCCGCGTTGGTCGCCCTCCGGACAGATTTCTTCCCAGCCAGGactgaaagcagagattctggTCTGCACATGACTGAGACCTTCGCCTGGCCATAGCACCTGAatctcctggcccccagccccagacacTCACATAGTGAGTTACATGTATGTTACTCTGCTGGCCCCATCTCTACAATGGGGCCTGGATATTGGTAGTGGGCAAAGCTGGCAACCCTGCAGGGATATGGGGCCACCCCATGCATGTTAGTGGGACATGGAGAGGTGAAGGGACTGGCTAGGTGGGGTAAACGGTGCTAATGgttgggactgggagtcaggagatctagtTCTGATCCAGTTTCTTTCCCAGGTGAGTcacttaggcccaaatcctcaaagatctttaggtgcctaactcccatggtcCTTAATGCCCAgtgcctcagttgccccatcTGTCCAGTGGGGCTAATGCTACGCACTTTCTAGGTGCTGGGAGGGCTCAGCAGGCCCAGGTACTGCTGGCCCCTTTTTGCCGCCGTGTCCTTCATGGGCCTGTTCCTCCTTCTCTTGGCTGCAGAATTCCATCCGGCACAACCTGTCCTTGAACAAATGCTTCCGGAAAGTGCCGCGGCAGAAGGACGAGCCAGGCAAGGGGGGCTTCTGGGAGATCGACCCGCAGTACGCCGATATGTTCGTCAATGGTGTTTTCAAGCGGAGACGGCCGCCGGCCGCGCCCTACAGCCTGCCACGGCAGCGCCCCGCCGTGCCTGCCCTGGAGGCAGGGTGCAGCCTCTTGTCCCCCATGTCCCATCTGGGGGATGGGCAGCCAGGGCACACCCCTCACCAGGCTGCCCACCGCCCGCTGCACCAGCACAGCCaacgctgccccctgctggatgcCCCCAGCCCTCCGCTGAAGCGCAGCTGCCTGGCAGCCAGAACTGCCCAGTCCCCTCTGCTGCCCTCTAGTGGCAGAGATGCAGAAGCCCTGCGAGGAAATTTTGACTGGGCCGATGCCTTTGACGATGTCTTACGGGGAAACGGCAGCAATTTCGAGGACCTGGATATTAACGCAGCGCTCAGCTCGCTGGCCACAGAGGTGGACCTCGCCATGCAAGGCAGGTACATACCCCTTGCCAGCAAGTGGGGCACCCCGGCTACCAATCACCCCAGCCCAGGGGCTTCCCACTGGGAGGATTTCACCCCCTTCGCCGACaccccccaccacccctgggaGGAGGCGAGGGGAGAGGTGCTCGGCAACTCCTGGGGCTTTGAGCAGGGCTTCAACTTCTGTGATGGCTTCCTCAGCGAGACTCAGCCCTGGGACAAAGTCGACACCTTCATGTGATCCCCCTCTCttctctggggctgctgcccctCTCCTACCCCCTGGCATGAAAGTAGGCTGAGTCCCTCCTGCTCTCCCAAGCACTCTATGGGCAAGGCCCTGTCCTTCCCTGACTGCCAGCGCTTGTGGCTTCCTGAGCCCTTGGGCAGGGGTCACATTAGGAGTccgtctcttcccccccacaccccagcaagcTGTAATGTCCCAGACCAGCGACTCAGCTGGGCAGTGactgctgcagggcagggcaggccagaccctgaccctgaccctgaGCCGCAGGAGGCTCCGTGCCTCATCATGGCCCccaggctgcggggggggggggggcgggggggggggggcgggggggggcccgggccccgggggggcccccggggggggggggggggggggggaggcaaggggGCAGCAGCTGTGGGACAGGACCATTGGGGAGGCACCTGAGGAAgctaaggggaaggggtggacagGAGGCTTGGAGGGAGCTCCATGAATGGCGGCGTGCCTGAAACATGCCAGGACGGCCCAGGGCAGGAGGGAAGAGCTGGCACCAGAGTTGCGTAGCCTGCCCTAGCAACACCCCTCTGGGTGACCCACTTCCTCGGGCTGGGAGTGGCCTCTCCTGGGATCGCCCCAGCCTGGCAGAGGGAGGGGCTAGGAGGGAGCAGCCATGCCATGGCGTGAGCCCTGCTGCTAGGACCCAGGTATTCGCCGAGTGGCACAGAGACCCGGCCGCTactcctgctgggagctgctgatgCCCAGCCAGGGAGGGGCATGAGCCGGCAGTgaaatcccctcctgcactcgcCCATTGCGGTAGCTGAGCCTTGAGCTGCAGGTCTGCCAGGCAAACCAAAGGAGCCTCCCCTGGCTGCGTGGCTCCAAGCCAGGGCTGGCTGCTCTGTGCCTGCGAGGGAAGcacctggctctgcagcagggccCCAGCCAGCTTCACTGCTCGCCTCTCCCCAGGATCACTGGGCCTCATCTGGGCTGGCTGCTAGGCatggcagcctcccctccccctcagggCGAAGATGGCAGAGCTCACCCTACCTCGGGAGTGGCCAGTGCTACCctttggagcagggagccagCGAGGGGCAGAGGCAAATGGGCCAGCTGGGTCCTGTTCCCTCCCGCCTCTGCCGTTATCCTgcactgtgaccttgggcaagtgcagcttggtgcctcagtttccccatctgtgaaatgagcaGAATGATGCTGGCCTCCCTTGTCACACACATGTGAGTGACATTGTTACTGTCCAGCTTGCCCCACAGGGCCAGGCTGGCACTGCCCCACCTCAGCAGAGTATCTCTCTGAGCCACCTGTGGTCTCAGCTGAGCACATAGCTAGGTGTGCATGTCCCAGGCTGGCCCGAGGCTGGCTGCGGGGCTCATGTTGTAATCTAGTGAACAGAGGCAGGGGATGGCAGGGGCCAGCCCACAGCAGGCCTGGGCAGTGCAGTCCTCAGCACTGCAGTGAGCCTGAGTTTACACTGGCCACAGCCCACGTGGGGCTACAGGCCAGCCCGAGCTCCCAGCATGCCCAGCTCCAGGGCGCAGCAGCATGGTGGGATGGCCACACAGTGAAGAAAGTGGCAATGGGGAGCCAGCCTGGGCTGTaactggggcagaggggaactTCGCAAAGTCTCTGAAGGGGGGGCCCTGCTACCACCGTGCTGCAGCTTTGTGAGATAGTGCATTCTGGGAACTGGGCAGCTGTCCCATGGCGCTGCTGGCCCCGAGGCCATGCACCGAGCAGTGCCAGCAGCATGCAGGACAAGGATCTTACCGCTGGGAGGTATGAGGATGGTGGCAACATGGGGCCGGTTAGGGACCTGCccatgctgcagggagccccgggctaGCCACCAGGTGGGGTGAAGCACTGTCATCTACCTGGCTTACTGACCAAGTATGCACCTGGTGGGTCCATGATCACAGCTGCCCCCATGCCCTGAACTTTCCCAGGCACCCCCAGGGCCAGCACCACCCACAGTGCAATTGCAGCTGTGGCCCCTGCCAGGCTGGGAAACACCACAGTCATGCCGGCGGGCGACATGGCTCTTGCTGCTGCAGGTCCCTTTTCCACCTGCTGGAGCCGGTGGGGCTATGCTGCCggctgggaagggggcaggattgCTCAAAAGAGACAGACGCTAAAGCCAGTGGCGGTGAGGGGTCCGAGAGCTTGACCCTGCTGGTACTGCCAGCTCCTAGTGCTTACCGTGAACTGCCTACCTGTTCAgtccccacagctggggctgaggTGGCCTCACGCAACAGCTCCTGGGAGATCCAGCTCCTGTCCAGGGCCCTAGGTGCCCACGTGCGGAGGGAGGTGGGAGCTGGGTTGAGGATGATCGGCTTAGAGTTGTTATATCCTTAGCTCAACAATGGTATTAAGAGTAAGGATGTAAAATACTAAACGGTTAACTGGTTAACTGACCCTACCCATTAGCCCCAGCCCCAtgggcagccagccagagcacCCCAttagccccagcccctctcccttttaTTGGTTAACAGTTTCAGTGAcctaattttaatcatttaaacggttaactttttaaatggatatttacatccctaatgaAGAGGGAACAGAAGCAGGGTGTGAGAGGGAGAACGTGTGGCTGCGGCTGTGTCCCCCCCTACAGCGATTCAGCTGGCAGCCTAGCTCTGCAGGGCCAGGCCACAGGCGTTCTTGGAGATTTCAAGGTGcaatacacagaaaacaaagcacaAAATCTCAATGGATCTGTGGGGTCTTCTCAAACCCATGGGAGCCGTGCCTGAGCACCCGGAGGGCAAATGAGCCGGGCTGAAGCACGTCCTTGTAGCCTTTAGCCTGAAATCGCTGGGCTTGCAATGGCC encodes:
- the LOC117884559 gene encoding forkhead box protein J1-B-like translates to MPILISPDIAARFKEKWLLLHPEDRDNVGGAVTLDDSLTSLQWLQDFSIVTADPETPPVPSHPLHQPPQQLFQGSEAPASPPAGDTAAKGMPPCLGKPTSAATSPGTSYLPGLGAAEIDYKSNPGAKPPYSYATLICMALRASKQAKVTLSAIYRWIMENFCYYRHAEPSWQNSIRHNLSLNKCFRKVPRQKDEPGKGGFWEIDPQYADMFVNGVFKRRRPPAAPYSLPRQRPAVPALEAGCSLLSPMSHLGDGQPGHTPHQAAHRPLHQHSQRCPLLDAPSPPLKRSCLAARTAQSPLLPSSGRDAEALRGNFDWADAFDDVLRGNGSNFEDLDINAALSSLATEVDLAMQGRYIPLASKWGTPATNHPSPGASHWEDFTPFADTPHHPWEEARGEVLGNSWGFEQGFNFCDGFLSETQPWDKVDTFM